A genome region from Aliivibrio salmonicida LFI1238 includes the following:
- a CDS encoding ABC transporter ATP-binding protein, protein MSKPLGKLLVEGKNLVKDFPISSNALKQPMMRAINDVSFKMYKSRGLSVVGESGSGKSTTAKMIAKMYAPTDGLIEYKGRDIQDIVKKNDLMAYREGVQMVWQDPFGSLNPTHNIFHHIARPLLIHKKIDPRNKQELQERVFDLLDQVGLNPPKETSEKYPHQLSGGQRQRVNLARNIAVGAEVVLADEPTSMLDVSIRAGVLNLMEEMKFEKEMSLLYITHDIATARYIAEDLAVMYVGHMVEWGDTDEIIHDPQHPYTQLLVSAVPDPSKSIHTKLKGNKGKIPLWTPESVGCPFAGRCTHVTEKCKERMPGVTKLSDNHFVRCYLFEN, encoded by the coding sequence ATGAGCAAACCACTTGGCAAACTATTAGTTGAAGGTAAAAATCTAGTAAAAGATTTCCCTATCAGCAGTAACGCACTCAAACAACCAATGATGCGTGCAATTAATGACGTATCTTTCAAAATGTACAAAAGCCGTGGCTTATCTGTTGTTGGTGAATCTGGATCAGGTAAATCTACAACAGCAAAAATGATCGCAAAAATGTATGCGCCAACAGACGGTCTTATCGAGTATAAAGGCCGCGACATCCAGGATATCGTCAAGAAAAACGATCTAATGGCTTACCGTGAAGGCGTGCAAATGGTATGGCAAGACCCATTTGGATCTCTAAACCCTACCCATAACATCTTTCACCATATTGCTCGACCACTGCTTATCCATAAGAAAATAGACCCTAGAAACAAACAAGAGTTACAAGAACGCGTTTTCGATCTTTTAGATCAGGTCGGCCTAAATCCACCAAAAGAAACATCAGAAAAATACCCACATCAACTTTCTGGTGGTCAACGTCAACGTGTGAATTTAGCTCGTAATATTGCAGTAGGTGCAGAAGTTGTTCTGGCTGATGAACCAACATCAATGCTTGATGTATCTATCCGTGCTGGTGTACTTAACCTGATGGAAGAAATGAAGTTTGAGAAAGAAATGTCTCTACTTTATATCACTCACGATATCGCGACAGCACGTTACATCGCGGAAGATCTCGCGGTAATGTACGTTGGGCATATGGTTGAATGGGGCGATACCGATGAGATCATCCATGATCCTCAACACCCATATACACAATTATTAGTTTCTGCTGTACCCGATCCAAGCAAGTCGATTCATACCAAACTGAAAGGAAATAAAGGGAAAATCCCTCTTTGGACTCCAGAATCAGTAGGTTGTCCTTTTGCTGGGCGTTGTACTCATGTAACTGAAAAATGTAAAGAACGTATGCCTGGCGTAACAAAACTGTCAGACAACCATTTTGTTCGTTGTTACTTGTTCGAAAATTAA
- a CDS encoding Fe(3+) ABC transporter substrate-binding protein, which translates to MKKLLSVSALIAGVFAPSVMAAEEVNVYSYRQPFLVEPMFKEFTKETGIKVNVKFAKKGLAEKLAQEGELSPADVILTTDISRLAELTNKKLVQPVDSKTIDANVPAQYRDADDEWFALTLRARNVYSSRDRVGKLGADFDYADLANPEWKGKICTRSGKHPYNVSLVSSMIAHHGEAEAKTWLEGLKANLARKPQGNDRAQVKAIKEGLCDVALGNSYYLGKMVNDPKQVSWAESVYINFPNQNTDGTHVNISGMAMAKYAPNKDNALKLMEFLTGDVAQGMYAEVNYEYPVKPSVKPSELVASWGEFKADTLPLDDIADNHTKAIKLLDEVKFDL; encoded by the coding sequence ATGAAAAAGTTATTATCAGTTTCTGCATTAATTGCAGGCGTATTCGCACCAAGTGTTATGGCTGCAGAAGAAGTGAATGTTTACTCTTACCGCCAACCTTTCTTAGTTGAGCCAATGTTTAAAGAATTCACTAAAGAGACTGGTATTAAAGTTAACGTGAAATTTGCTAAGAAAGGGCTGGCTGAAAAATTGGCTCAAGAAGGTGAGTTAAGTCCTGCTGACGTTATTTTAACTACCGACATTAGCCGTCTTGCTGAATTAACGAATAAAAAATTAGTTCAACCTGTTGATAGTAAAACTATTGATGCGAACGTCCCCGCTCAATACCGTGACGCAGACGATGAATGGTTTGCATTAACACTTCGTGCTCGTAACGTGTATTCATCTCGTGATCGTGTGGGTAAATTAGGTGCTGATTTTGATTATGCTGATTTAGCTAACCCTGAGTGGAAAGGAAAAATTTGTACTCGTAGTGGTAAGCACCCTTACAATGTATCTCTTGTTTCTTCGATGATAGCTCATCATGGTGAAGCAGAAGCTAAAACATGGTTAGAAGGCTTAAAAGCAAACCTTGCACGTAAACCTCAAGGTAATGACCGTGCTCAAGTTAAAGCGATTAAAGAAGGCCTTTGTGATGTTGCTTTAGGTAACAGTTATTACCTAGGTAAAATGGTGAATGATCCTAAGCAAGTATCATGGGCTGAGTCGGTATACATTAATTTCCCTAACCAAAATACTGATGGTACACATGTAAACATCAGTGGTATGGCGATGGCTAAATATGCACCGAATAAAGACAATGCATTAAAATTAATGGAGTTTTTAACTGGTGATGTTGCTCAAGGCATGTACGCTGAAGTGAACTACGAATACCCAGTTAAGCCAAGTGTTAAACCTTCAGAGTTAGTGGCATCGTGGGGCGAATTTAAAGCGGATACTCTACCTTTAGATGACATCGCAGATAACCACACGAAAGCAATTAAACTTTTAGATGAAGTGAAGTTTGATCTTTAA
- a CDS encoding N-acetylglucosamine kinase — translation MTDLYVGIDGGGTSCRARIRNKQGELLGEARSGSANILLGINVAMDSIITAITQASSQHQLTELDFTRMHVGLALAGAEQKSAWYAFMELEHPFASMVLNTDAYGACLGAHNSDNGAIMIAGTGSCGIYINDGKQHVVGGREFPISDQGGGAIMGLRLIQNTLLAYDGIKPTTTLTDHVIHHFNHDIDSIVDWSKRARPCDYGQFSPEIFSFALQGDTLAIDLLKQTATDIELYLTALHNKGATRIALMGSIGERIVEWLSPSIRQYLVQPQFDAIEGGILMAGKAEHNLF, via the coding sequence ATGACTGATCTGTATGTAGGTATTGATGGTGGCGGTACATCTTGTCGTGCTCGAATTCGCAATAAACAAGGCGAATTACTTGGTGAAGCTAGGAGTGGCAGTGCGAATATCTTACTTGGTATCAATGTCGCGATGGATTCAATTATCACCGCAATTACTCAAGCATCGTCACAACATCAACTAACAGAACTCGACTTTACACGTATGCATGTTGGTCTTGCTCTCGCGGGTGCAGAACAAAAATCGGCATGGTATGCATTCATGGAATTAGAACACCCGTTTGCATCTATGGTGTTAAATACTGATGCATATGGTGCCTGTCTCGGTGCTCATAATAGCGATAATGGTGCAATAATGATCGCAGGAACAGGGTCTTGTGGGATTTATATTAATGATGGAAAACAACATGTTGTCGGCGGAAGAGAATTCCCTATCTCAGACCAAGGTGGAGGGGCAATTATGGGATTGCGTTTAATTCAAAATACCCTTTTAGCTTATGATGGTATAAAACCTACGACAACTCTAACCGATCATGTTATTCATCATTTCAACCATGATATCGACAGTATCGTTGACTGGTCTAAACGCGCTCGACCATGTGATTATGGCCAGTTCTCTCCTGAGATTTTCTCTTTCGCACTACAAGGCGATACGTTAGCGATTGACCTGTTAAAACAAACAGCAACTGACATCGAGCTGTATTTAACGGCATTGCATAATAAAGGCGCAACAAGAATTGCATTAATGGGAAGTATTGGGGAACGCATTGTTGAATGGCTATCGCCTTCTATTCGCCAATATTTAGTACAACCACAATTTGATGCTATTGAAGGTGGCATCCTGATGGCAGGAAAAGCAGAACATAACCTGTTCTAG
- a CDS encoding phosphoglucomutase/phosphomannomutase family protein → MIQFGTGGWRAFIGEEFTKDNVRLVAQALSNIMINEQAQKKGFVIGYDRRFLSDKAGKWFAEVIAANGIKVSFIDRFVPTPIVMFQAKEMGCIYSACITASHNPADYNGIKVFIEGGRDADEIITQKIEQQVAHLTQQDVSSVDFEAALNDGCIEIINPMNAFVDSIIDKIDMDSIKKANLRVLIDPMFGVAKNALQTVLISARCDVDVINDGENPSFGGLMPSPNAATLYRLKHLVAHDGYDIGIGTDGDADHLGIIDEKGHFIHPNEVLLLLYYYLLEYKGWKGSVVRNIATTHLLDKVAADHGEKSFEVPVGFKHISSQMEADDSLLGGESSGGLTIRGHIKGKDGVFASSLLVEMISVTGKKLSEMLDEIYAKYGYAYTAEGDCTFKPSEKEALYNKIYIEQQLPEFEYEIEKVSYEDGAKVYFKNGGWVIARFSGTEPLLRIFAEMEDQLTAEKILNEMKAFLSL, encoded by the coding sequence ATGATTCAATTTGGTACTGGCGGATGGCGTGCTTTCATTGGTGAAGAGTTCACTAAAGATAATGTACGTCTTGTCGCTCAAGCGTTATCTAATATTATGATCAATGAACAAGCTCAAAAAAAAGGTTTTGTTATTGGTTATGACCGTCGTTTTCTTTCAGATAAAGCAGGTAAATGGTTTGCTGAAGTTATTGCAGCAAATGGGATAAAAGTCAGCTTTATTGACCGATTCGTCCCAACCCCGATTGTTATGTTCCAAGCGAAAGAGATGGGATGTATTTACTCAGCTTGTATCACTGCCTCTCATAATCCAGCCGATTACAATGGCATAAAAGTGTTTATTGAAGGAGGCCGAGATGCCGATGAAATTATTACTCAAAAAATTGAACAACAAGTCGCTCACCTAACGCAACAAGATGTAAGCAGTGTTGATTTTGAAGCCGCGTTAAATGACGGTTGTATCGAAATCATCAATCCAATGAATGCCTTTGTTGATTCTATCATCGATAAAATTGACATGGATTCAATTAAAAAAGCCAACTTGCGAGTGTTAATCGATCCAATGTTTGGGGTTGCAAAAAATGCCTTACAAACAGTATTAATCAGTGCTCGCTGTGATGTTGATGTTATCAACGATGGTGAAAACCCGTCGTTTGGCGGTTTAATGCCATCACCAAATGCAGCTACGCTATATCGCTTAAAGCACTTAGTTGCTCATGATGGCTATGATATAGGTATCGGTACTGATGGTGATGCCGACCACTTAGGTATCATTGATGAAAAAGGTCACTTTATTCACCCAAATGAAGTGTTATTACTGCTTTATTATTATCTTCTTGAGTACAAAGGCTGGAAAGGCTCTGTCGTACGTAATATCGCAACCACACACTTACTAGACAAAGTTGCAGCTGATCATGGTGAAAAGAGCTTTGAGGTTCCTGTAGGCTTTAAGCATATTAGTTCACAAATGGAAGCGGATGATTCTTTATTGGGTGGTGAAAGTTCGGGTGGTCTAACTATTCGTGGCCACATTAAAGGTAAAGATGGCGTATTCGCTTCAAGCTTATTAGTTGAAATGATCAGTGTTACTGGTAAAAAATTGTCTGAAATGCTTGATGAAATTTATGCTAAATATGGTTATGCCTATACTGCCGAAGGGGACTGTACTTTTAAACCAAGCGAAAAAGAAGCACTGTACAATAAAATTTATATTGAACAACAATTACCAGAATTTGAATATGAAATAGAAAAAGTCAGCTATGAAGATGGCGCGAAAGTCTATTTTAAAAATGGCGGCTGGGTAATTGCTCGATTCTCTGGAACAGAGCCATTACTACGAATTTTTGCTGAAATGGAAGATCAACTAACAGCAGAAAAAATATTGAATGAAATGAAAGCTTTCCTTTCTCTTTAG
- a CDS encoding ABC transporter ATP-binding protein — MNSALSISNLTCSYHDQNILTQLSLTVESGEIVCLLGASGCGKTTLLKAIAGLLPLSEGEMNLNGKVITNNKTWLPPEQRNIGMIFQDYALFPHLTVSENIGFGLKDWEKVRAADKVESMLNLVHLSGFGDRYPHQLSGGQQQRVAIARALASEPDLLLLDEPFSNIDTQVRHDLIKEIRRIFKAQGVTAIFVTHSREEAFAFSDKLAVMNHGVIEQFGSANDLYYSPNSRFVADFLGGGSYVSGMIQQDGNIDSAVGLISCGRSTEDTNKKADVLLRPQNITLYRDSKGTAIVKELQFMGDTCRYVIEDDGTQLIGVSNDSLSNGEKVRIDIKPHCPIVFLQENN; from the coding sequence ATGAACTCTGCACTATCTATATCTAATTTAACTTGTAGTTACCATGATCAGAATATCCTAACTCAGTTATCATTAACGGTTGAATCCGGTGAAATTGTTTGTTTGCTTGGTGCTAGTGGTTGCGGTAAGACGACATTATTAAAAGCTATTGCTGGTCTTTTACCCTTGTCGGAAGGTGAAATGAACCTTAATGGAAAAGTCATCACAAACAACAAGACGTGGTTGCCACCAGAGCAACGTAATATTGGGATGATCTTCCAAGACTATGCACTATTTCCACATCTTACCGTAAGCGAAAATATTGGCTTTGGATTAAAGGACTGGGAGAAGGTGCGGGCGGCAGATAAAGTCGAATCAATGCTTAACCTTGTTCATTTAAGCGGGTTTGGTGACCGTTACCCACATCAATTATCTGGCGGTCAGCAGCAACGTGTTGCAATTGCAAGAGCGTTAGCCAGCGAACCGGATCTTCTATTATTGGATGAACCCTTTTCTAATATCGACACTCAAGTTCGACATGATTTAATTAAAGAGATCCGCCGTATTTTTAAAGCTCAGGGTGTAACCGCTATTTTTGTGACTCATAGTCGTGAAGAGGCATTTGCTTTTTCTGATAAATTAGCAGTAATGAATCACGGTGTGATTGAGCAATTCGGTAGTGCTAATGATTTATATTATTCACCAAACAGTCGTTTTGTCGCTGACTTTTTAGGTGGTGGATCGTATGTATCAGGAATGATTCAACAAGATGGAAATATTGATAGTGCCGTAGGTTTGATTTCTTGTGGTCGTAGTACTGAAGATACGAATAAAAAAGCAGATGTATTACTTCGTCCGCAAAATATTACGTTGTATCGTGATTCAAAAGGTACTGCTATTGTTAAAGAATTGCAGTTTATGGGGGATACTTGTCGATACGTAATTGAAGATGATGGGACGCAATTAATTGGAGTGTCTAATGATTCTTTATCTAATGGTGAGAAAGTGAGAATTGATATTAAACCTCATTGCCCAATTGTATTTCTTCAAGAGAACAACTAA
- a CDS encoding glycoside hydrolase family 9 protein: MQLLTNHIGYEHNGPKSAVLLTDSPLNKELLGNLICTQTQQVKHQFSISSSLQIAKWHQGYFAEIDFSDFNQQGKFILTINDSKSHPFTIGTHLLMKNTFSDVLHYFKSQRCSGIFDKQDKKKPIINSKETIDVHGGWYDASGDVSKYLSHLSYANYLNPQQIPMVVWNMLKGLELTQNLSDFAAFSRTRLTEEALFGADFLVRMQSPEGFFYMTVFDKWSKDITQRDICAYSTQNGHKSDDYQAGFRQGGGISIAALAAASRLSTEGEFTHDEYLSAAVKGYWHLKENNLNYLNNGEENIIDEYCALLAVIELFKTTQNNAFLIEARVWAERLSARQLSDENQNNFWSATKNGERPYYHAAEAGLPAIALSQYLDIETDNSRRAKTQLTITQAVQFELTITSEVSNPFGYPRQYVKPVNDNKRSSFFVAHDNESGYWWQGENARLGSLASMSYLALPYITSKNTVQKLECFAQQNLNWVLGLNPYDMCMLDGHGHNNPDYLPHLGFFNAKGGVCNGITGGFEDEDDIAFNPVPHGDDMLQNWRWGEQWIPHGAWYLLAILSQYSYQSMQVNNND; the protein is encoded by the coding sequence ATGCAACTGTTAACAAACCACATTGGATATGAACATAATGGACCTAAATCAGCCGTATTATTAACTGATTCACCTCTTAATAAAGAGTTATTAGGCAACCTTATTTGTACTCAAACACAGCAGGTAAAACATCAGTTTTCTATTTCTTCATCACTCCAAATTGCTAAATGGCATCAAGGGTATTTTGCAGAGATTGATTTCTCAGACTTTAATCAACAAGGTAAGTTTATTCTCACGATTAATGACAGTAAATCACACCCTTTTACCATTGGTACTCATTTACTGATGAAAAACACGTTTTCTGATGTTTTACATTATTTTAAGTCTCAACGTTGTAGTGGTATTTTTGATAAACAAGATAAAAAAAAACCTATCATCAATAGCAAAGAAACCATTGATGTTCATGGTGGTTGGTATGACGCATCGGGTGATGTCAGTAAGTATTTAAGCCACTTATCTTACGCTAATTATTTAAACCCTCAGCAAATCCCAATGGTTGTATGGAATATGCTTAAAGGCTTAGAGTTAACTCAAAACCTATCGGATTTTGCTGCATTCTCTCGCACTCGTCTTACGGAAGAGGCGTTATTTGGTGCTGACTTCTTAGTTCGTATGCAAAGTCCGGAAGGTTTCTTCTATATGACGGTTTTTGATAAATGGAGTAAAGATATAACTCAACGAGATATCTGTGCTTATTCAACTCAAAATGGTCATAAGTCTGATGATTATCAAGCTGGTTTTCGTCAAGGTGGTGGTATATCCATTGCAGCTCTTGCGGCTGCTTCTCGTTTAAGTACTGAAGGTGAATTTACTCACGACGAGTATTTAAGCGCAGCAGTTAAAGGCTATTGGCACTTAAAAGAAAACAATCTCAATTACTTGAATAACGGTGAAGAAAATATTATTGATGAATATTGCGCTCTTCTTGCTGTTATCGAACTGTTCAAAACAACCCAAAATAACGCTTTCTTAATTGAAGCTCGTGTATGGGCTGAAAGATTATCTGCTCGCCAACTAAGTGATGAAAATCAAAATAATTTCTGGTCTGCAACTAAAAATGGAGAGCGTCCTTATTACCATGCGGCTGAAGCGGGTCTTCCTGCAATTGCGCTTTCTCAATACCTCGACATTGAAACGGATAATAGTCGCCGAGCAAAGACTCAACTGACAATAACTCAAGCCGTTCAATTTGAACTGACAATAACATCAGAAGTCAGTAACCCTTTTGGCTATCCTCGCCAATATGTAAAACCAGTAAATGATAATAAACGCAGTTCTTTTTTTGTCGCCCACGACAATGAATCGGGCTATTGGTGGCAAGGTGAAAATGCACGTTTAGGCTCTTTGGCAAGCATGAGTTACTTAGCTCTCCCTTATATCACCTCTAAAAATACGGTACAAAAACTCGAATGCTTTGCTCAACAAAATTTAAATTGGGTATTAGGTTTAAATCCTTATGACATGTGCATGTTAGATGGTCATGGACATAACAATCCAGATTACCTTCCTCATCTTGGGTTCTTTAATGCTAAAGGTGGTGTATGTAACGGGATTACTGGTGGATTTGAAGATGAAGACGATATTGCGTTTAATCCAGTCCCACACGGTGATGACATGTTACAAAACTGGCGTTGGGGAGAGCAATGGATCCCTCACGGTGCATGGTACCTACTGGCGATTTTATCTCAATATTCTTATCAATCAATGCAGGTAAATAATAATGACTGA
- a CDS encoding ABC transporter ATP-binding protein: MTDPQISIRNLCVDYITESGDVRAVNNVSFDIGKGEVFGLAGESGCGKSTIAFSLMRLHKPPAFITGGEVIFDGRDILKYSDKQMQAFRWSEMSMVFQSAMNALNPVLTIEEQFCDVIMRHTTMTRAQAIVRAQGLLEIVDIHPNRLTDYPHQFSGGMRQRLMIAIALALNPKMIIMDEPTTALDVVVQREILQKIYALKEEFGFSILFITHELSLMVEFSDRIEIMYSGELIEVASSKEILTSPYHPYTKGLGSSFPPLTGPKTKLTGIPGNPLNLLEIPQGCRFQSRCDRVHDTCRSVPTQLRQIEIGHLSNCHLYGDPIRQAKA; this comes from the coding sequence ATGACTGACCCGCAAATTTCTATCCGCAATCTGTGTGTGGATTACATTACTGAATCAGGTGATGTACGTGCTGTAAACAATGTGAGTTTTGACATTGGTAAAGGTGAAGTCTTTGGTTTAGCAGGTGAATCTGGTTGTGGAAAATCAACTATTGCATTCTCTTTAATGCGCTTGCATAAGCCACCAGCATTTATCACTGGTGGTGAAGTAATATTCGATGGCCGTGATATTTTAAAATACAGCGATAAACAAATGCAGGCATTCCGTTGGAGTGAAATGTCCATGGTATTCCAAAGTGCCATGAACGCATTGAACCCTGTATTAACAATCGAAGAGCAATTTTGTGACGTAATTATGCGCCACACAACGATGACTCGTGCACAAGCGATTGTTCGTGCTCAAGGTTTGTTAGAAATTGTTGATATTCACCCAAACCGTTTAACGGATTACCCTCACCAGTTTTCTGGTGGTATGCGTCAACGCTTGATGATTGCTATTGCATTAGCACTTAATCCTAAAATGATCATCATGGACGAACCAACAACCGCACTTGATGTTGTCGTTCAACGTGAAATTCTACAGAAAATTTACGCGCTTAAAGAAGAGTTTGGTTTTTCTATTCTATTCATTACGCACGAACTATCGTTAATGGTTGAGTTTTCTGATCGCATTGAGATCATGTACTCAGGTGAGTTAATTGAAGTTGCCTCTTCAAAGGAGATCTTAACCTCACCTTACCACCCATATACGAAAGGGTTGGGGAGTTCATTTCCACCACTAACGGGGCCAAAAACTAAGTTAACAGGTATCCCAGGAAACCCATTAAATTTACTTGAGATCCCACAAGGCTGCCGCTTCCAATCACGTTGTGACCGCGTACACGATACATGTCGTTCAGTACCGACACAATTACGTCAGATTGAAATTGGCCACTTATCTAATTGTCATCTATACGGTGATCCAATTAGACAAGCAAAAGCATAA
- a CDS encoding ABC transporter permease yields the protein MKEKLLFWKTSSWSISLLLVLPILAILYTALGNTDDIFTHLFNTVLPTYTLNTVLLVFGAMFFSLILGVPSAWFMAMCRIPSASVLQWALVLPLAMPAYIVGYIYTDWLDFAGPIQILLRDVFGWQSYSDYWFPDIRTLTGAILVMSLVLYPYVYLLARAAFMEQNISLLQSARLLKCTPWESFKRISLPLARPSIAVALSLVAMEALGDFGTVSYFAVNTLTTAVYDTWLGYSNLNAAAKVSAFMLMGILLLISGERYSRRKQKMFQEKFNTNEEFQYELHGWKKWAAFMWCWGLVSIAFILPLLQLISYSIDYFDESWTGEFQQYALNSLYVSSIAAIIAVLIALVVNFLYRLHPSSKWSVVPMRLASLGYAVPGTVLAIGVMLPMISLDHFVNDVSKQLGFGVIGLVFSGSIFALIFASVVRFSAVAIGSIESNLNKIPPSLDMASRTLGCGTWSMLRRVHFPLIRRGCLIAGLLVFIETMKELNAALLLRPFNFETLATYVFNFASDEQLEIAAMPAVLLVLVGLIPLIIVNRSLERHH from the coding sequence ATGAAAGAAAAATTATTATTCTGGAAAACCAGTAGTTGGAGTATTTCTCTACTACTGGTTTTACCGATCCTAGCGATCTTATATACCGCCCTTGGTAATACTGATGACATCTTTACGCACTTATTTAATACGGTGCTACCTACTTACACCTTAAATACGGTGTTATTAGTTTTTGGTGCGATGTTCTTCTCTCTTATTTTAGGTGTTCCTTCCGCATGGTTTATGGCTATGTGTCGTATCCCATCAGCTTCAGTTTTACAGTGGGCACTTGTGCTTCCTTTAGCTATGCCTGCATATATTGTCGGTTATATCTATACAGACTGGTTAGATTTTGCTGGGCCAATTCAAATCCTTTTAAGGGATGTTTTTGGGTGGCAATCTTATTCTGATTATTGGTTTCCTGATATTCGGACATTAACTGGCGCGATTCTTGTTATGTCTCTTGTGCTGTATCCCTATGTGTATTTGCTTGCTCGTGCTGCCTTTATGGAGCAAAACATTAGCTTATTACAGTCAGCTCGTTTGTTAAAATGTACCCCGTGGGAAAGCTTTAAGCGTATATCGTTACCTTTAGCTCGACCTTCTATTGCTGTGGCTTTATCTTTAGTGGCGATGGAAGCTTTAGGGGATTTTGGTACGGTGAGTTATTTTGCGGTGAATACGTTAACTACCGCAGTTTACGATACGTGGTTAGGCTATTCCAATTTAAATGCAGCAGCGAAAGTATCAGCCTTCATGTTAATGGGCATTCTTTTATTGATCAGTGGTGAGCGTTATAGTCGTCGTAAGCAAAAAATGTTTCAAGAAAAATTTAATACGAATGAAGAGTTTCAATATGAACTTCATGGATGGAAAAAATGGGCTGCATTTATGTGGTGCTGGGGACTAGTATCTATCGCTTTTATTCTCCCTTTGCTGCAACTGATTAGTTATTCTATTGATTATTTTGACGAAAGTTGGACTGGTGAATTTCAGCAATACGCATTAAATAGTTTATATGTTTCATCCATTGCCGCGATCATTGCTGTGTTAATCGCTTTAGTTGTTAATTTTTTATACCGCTTGCATCCAAGCAGTAAGTGGAGTGTGGTCCCGATGCGTTTAGCTTCTTTAGGTTATGCGGTTCCTGGAACGGTACTTGCTATTGGTGTAATGCTTCCGATGATTAGCTTAGATCATTTTGTTAATGATGTATCTAAACAACTTGGTTTTGGTGTGATTGGATTAGTTTTTTCAGGTTCTATTTTTGCGCTGATTTTTGCTTCTGTTGTGCGATTTTCTGCCGTTGCTATTGGCTCTATTGAAAGTAATTTAAATAAAATCCCACCGTCATTAGACATGGCATCGCGCACTTTAGGTTGTGGAACATGGTCTATGCTACGTCGAGTTCATTTCCCATTAATTCGTCGTGGTTGTTTAATCGCTGGCTTATTGGTCTTTATTGAAACCATGAAAGAGTTGAATGCTGCACTATTGCTGCGCCCATTTAACTTTGAGACTTTGGCAACATATGTATTTAATTTTGCTTCTGATGAGCAATTAGAAATTGCAGCGATGCCTGCGGTATTATTGGTTTTGGTTGGATTGATCCCATTGATCATTGTTAACCGTTCTTTGGAGCGACATCATTAA